From one Streptomyces sp. NBC_01478 genomic stretch:
- a CDS encoding MoaD/ThiS family protein, producing MSVSVRIPTILRTYTGGQAEVSAEGATLAEVIGDLEKKHTGISARVLDDQGKLRRFVNVYVNDDDVRFEQGLETATPDGAGVSIIPAVAGG from the coding sequence GTGAGCGTTAGTGTCCGCATCCCTACCATTCTCCGCACCTACACCGGCGGGCAGGCCGAGGTCTCCGCCGAAGGTGCCACCCTCGCCGAGGTCATCGGCGACCTGGAGAAGAAGCACACCGGTATCTCCGCCCGGGTCCTCGACGATCAGGGCAAGTTGCGCCGGTTCGTCAACGTCTACGTCAATGATGACGATGTGCGGTTCGAGCAGGGGCTGGAGACGGCCACTCCGGACGGGGCCGGCGTCTCGATCATTCCGGCCGTCGCCGGTGGCTGA
- a CDS encoding alpha,alpha-trehalose-phosphate synthase (UDP-forming) codes for MASTSSLSPVPSASGAAQVLVASNRGPVSYEVGGDGSLRAKRGGGGLVSGLSAIGPDAGALWVCSALSDGDREAVRRGVGEDGVRMLDIPADVHADAYNGIANSVLWFVHHMLYQTPLEPVFDKEFRRQWASYETYNRAFAEALAREAAEGAAVLVQDYHLCLVPGMLRELRPDLRIGHFSHTPWAPPEYFAMLPDDIRVRLMEGMLGADRVAFLTWRWATAFQNCVQGLDPYRWLPLWPTGAPRAIEHVRRDPDTRRERITRKTLIGVHGLGADADFLRARSHEPDVEERIVALREEIGAGRKAIVRVDRTELSKNIVRGLLAYRQLLDDHPELLERVVHVAFAYPSRQDLAVYRDYTAEVQRVADEINSRYGTVGWTPVLLHVEDDFARSLAAYRLADVALVNPIRDGMNLVAKEVPVVSDEGCALVLSREAGAYEELGEDAITVNPYDVIATATALHEALTMPTEERAERTKRLAAAATALPPAQWFLEQLNALRDQAS; via the coding sequence ATGGCTTCCACGTCGTCCCTCTCGCCCGTCCCGTCCGCCTCCGGTGCTGCTCAGGTGCTCGTCGCGTCCAATCGTGGCCCGGTCTCGTACGAGGTGGGCGGCGACGGTTCGCTGCGCGCCAAGCGGGGTGGCGGCGGGCTGGTGTCCGGCCTGTCGGCGATCGGGCCGGACGCGGGGGCGCTGTGGGTGTGCTCGGCGCTGTCCGACGGCGACCGGGAGGCGGTACGGCGCGGGGTCGGCGAGGACGGCGTGCGGATGCTGGACATTCCGGCGGACGTGCACGCCGACGCGTACAACGGCATCGCCAACTCCGTGCTGTGGTTCGTCCACCACATGCTGTACCAGACCCCGCTGGAGCCGGTCTTCGACAAGGAGTTCCGGCGCCAGTGGGCGTCGTACGAGACGTACAACCGGGCGTTCGCGGAGGCGTTGGCCCGGGAGGCGGCCGAGGGTGCGGCGGTGCTGGTGCAGGACTACCACCTGTGTCTGGTGCCGGGGATGCTGCGCGAGCTGCGGCCGGACCTCAGGATCGGGCACTTCTCGCACACTCCGTGGGCTCCGCCGGAGTACTTCGCGATGCTTCCGGACGACATCAGGGTGCGGCTCATGGAGGGCATGCTCGGGGCGGACCGGGTGGCGTTCCTGACCTGGCGGTGGGCAACGGCGTTCCAGAACTGTGTACAGGGGCTCGACCCTTATCGGTGGCTCCCCCTGTGGCCGACGGGCGCTCCCCGTGCGATCGAGCATGTGCGGCGCGATCCGGACACCCGCCGTGAGCGGATCACCCGCAAGACACTCATCGGTGTGCACGGTCTCGGCGCCGACGCCGACTTCCTGCGCGCCCGCTCGCACGAGCCGGACGTGGAGGAACGGATCGTGGCGCTGCGCGAGGAGATCGGCGCGGGCCGCAAGGCCATCGTCCGGGTCGACCGCACCGAACTCTCCAAGAACATCGTGCGCGGGCTGCTGGCGTACCGCCAACTCCTCGACGACCACCCGGAGTTGCTGGAGCGGGTCGTGCACGTGGCGTTCGCCTACCCCTCCCGGCAGGACCTCGCCGTCTACCGCGACTACACCGCCGAGGTGCAGCGGGTCGCGGACGAGATCAACTCCCGGTACGGGACGGTGGGTTGGACCCCGGTGCTCCTCCACGTCGAGGACGACTTCGCCCGCTCCCTGGCCGCGTACCGCCTCGCCGACGTGGCCCTCGTCAACCCCATCCGCGACGGCATGAACCTCGTCGCCAAGGAGGTCCCGGTCGTCTCCGACGAGGGCTGCGCCCTGGTCCTCTCCCGGGAGGCGGGCGCGTACGAGGAGTTGGGCGAGGACGCGATCACCGTCAACCCGTACGACGTCATCGCCACGGCCACCGCCCTCCACGAGGCCCTGACCATGCCGACGGAGGAACGCGCCGAGCGCACGAAGCGCCTCGCCGCGGCGGCTACGGCCCTTCCGCCGGCCCAGTGGTTCCTTGAACAGTTGAACGCACTGCGCGATCAGGCGAGTTGA
- the thrC gene encoding threonine synthase — protein MAAQTVASTTNSVDAVDLGPATALSCRECGHRVPLGPVFACEECFGPLEIAYDFSGYDTEELRKRIEAGPANIWRYAPLLPVPADVATKPNINPGWTKLVQADNLARELGVDAGKLFVKDDSGNPTHSFKDRVVAQAIEAARAFNFTTLSCSSTGNLAGAVGAAAARAGFRSCVFIPHDLEQGKIVMAAIYGGELVGIEGNYDDVNRFCSELIGDPAGEGWGFVNVNLRPYYAEGSKTLAYEICEQLGWRLPDQLVVPIASGSQLTKIDKGLQELIKLGLVEDKPYKIFGAQAEGCSPVSVAYKAGHDVVRPQKPNTIAKSLAIGNPADGPYVLDIARRTGGAVEDVSDEQCVDAIKLLARTEGIFAETAGGVTVGVTKKLIESGLLDPTLTTVVLNTGDGLKTLDAVAGTGLTATIRPSLESFREAGLAS, from the coding sequence ATGGCTGCGCAGACTGTTGCAAGCACCACGAACTCCGTAGACGCCGTTGATCTCGGCCCCGCCACCGCGCTCTCCTGCCGCGAGTGCGGCCACCGCGTCCCGCTCGGCCCGGTCTTCGCCTGCGAGGAGTGTTTCGGCCCGCTGGAGATCGCCTACGACTTCTCGGGCTACGACACCGAAGAGCTCCGCAAGCGGATCGAAGCGGGCCCCGCGAACATCTGGCGTTACGCGCCGCTGCTGCCCGTCCCCGCCGACGTGGCGACCAAGCCGAACATCAACCCCGGCTGGACCAAGCTCGTGCAGGCCGACAACCTCGCCCGCGAACTGGGCGTCGACGCGGGCAAGCTGTTCGTGAAGGACGACTCCGGCAACCCGACGCACTCCTTCAAGGACCGCGTCGTGGCCCAGGCCATCGAAGCCGCCCGCGCCTTCAACTTCACCACCCTCTCCTGCTCCTCCACCGGCAACCTCGCCGGCGCGGTCGGTGCCGCCGCCGCCCGGGCCGGCTTCCGCTCCTGCGTGTTCATCCCGCACGACCTGGAGCAGGGCAAGATCGTCATGGCCGCGATCTACGGCGGCGAGCTGGTCGGCATCGAGGGCAACTACGACGACGTGAACCGCTTCTGCTCCGAGCTGATCGGCGATCCGGCCGGCGAGGGCTGGGGCTTCGTCAACGTCAACCTGCGGCCGTACTACGCCGAGGGCTCCAAGACTCTGGCGTACGAGATCTGCGAGCAGCTCGGCTGGCGGCTCCCGGACCAGTTGGTCGTGCCGATCGCCTCCGGCTCGCAGCTCACGAAGATCGACAAGGGTCTGCAGGAGCTGATCAAGCTCGGGCTCGTCGAGGACAAGCCGTACAAGATCTTCGGTGCGCAGGCGGAGGGCTGCTCGCCGGTGTCCGTCGCCTACAAGGCGGGGCATGACGTCGTACGGCCGCAGAAGCCGAACACGATCGCGAAGTCGCTGGCGATCGGGAACCCGGCGGACGGTCCTTACGTGCTGGACATCGCTCGGCGTACGGGTGGGGCCGTGGAGGACGTCAGCGATGAGCAGTGTGTGGACGCGATCAAGCTGCTGGCGCGGACGGAGGGCATCTTCGCGGAGACCGCCGGTGGTGTGACGGTGGGCGTGACGAAGAAGCTGATCGAGAGCGGGCTGTTGGATCCGACGCTGACCACGGTCGTGCTGAACACCGGGGATGGTCTGAAGACGTTGGACGCGGTGGCCGGCACTGGGCTGACCGCGACTATCCGGCCGAGTCTTGAGTCGTTCAGGGAGGCTGGGCTCGCCTCGTAA
- a CDS encoding extracellular solute-binding protein, giving the protein MQRRRTGMIAVTSALGMTAALGGCGLGGDSGEVTLRLVAADYGDSASNSSRKYWDGLVKEYEAKHANVKVEVSVYSWNDVDRKVKEMVAAGKAPDMAQIGAYADYADAGKLYSAADLLSIPVEADFLEPLMDAGQVNHLQYGMPFAASTRVLFYNKTLFDKAGLTPPTDWSELAADAEALKERGVKYPFALPLGSEEAQAETMQWLLGGGGGYTDDIGTYTIDSTENISTFTWLRDNLVDKGLTGPVASAKLNRADAFAAFADGEVGMLNGHPTLMRQAAEKGVKFGTVAMPGRTGRAKSTMGVADWMTAFRQNGHREQIGDFLDFVYSEKNVLSFSREYDLLPVTNSASEAMEESTQDKALKPFLEELPLSTLYPVGNTSWATVSADIKKRIGQAVTANGSPGAVLGQLQAAATLAESGK; this is encoded by the coding sequence GTGCAGCGGCGTAGGACAGGAATGATCGCGGTGACCTCCGCACTGGGCATGACGGCGGCCCTCGGGGGCTGTGGCCTCGGCGGGGACTCCGGCGAGGTCACTCTGCGGCTCGTCGCCGCGGACTACGGCGACTCCGCGTCCAACAGTTCGCGGAAATACTGGGACGGACTCGTCAAGGAGTACGAGGCGAAGCACGCGAACGTCAAGGTCGAGGTCAGCGTCTACTCCTGGAACGACGTGGACCGCAAGGTCAAGGAGATGGTCGCCGCCGGCAAGGCGCCCGACATGGCGCAGATCGGGGCGTACGCGGACTACGCGGACGCGGGCAAGCTGTACTCCGCCGCCGACCTGCTCTCCATCCCCGTAGAGGCGGACTTCCTGGAGCCGCTCATGGACGCGGGGCAGGTCAATCACCTCCAGTACGGCATGCCCTTCGCCGCGTCTACGCGCGTCCTCTTCTACAACAAGACCCTGTTCGACAAGGCCGGGCTGACCCCGCCGACGGACTGGAGCGAGCTGGCCGCCGACGCGGAGGCGCTGAAGGAGCGGGGCGTGAAGTATCCGTTCGCGCTGCCGCTCGGCTCCGAGGAGGCGCAGGCCGAGACCATGCAGTGGCTGCTCGGCGGGGGCGGCGGCTACACCGACGACATCGGCACCTACACCATCGACTCCACGGAGAACATCTCCACCTTCACCTGGCTGCGCGACAACCTCGTCGACAAGGGGCTGACCGGGCCCGTCGCGTCGGCGAAGCTGAACCGCGCGGACGCGTTCGCCGCCTTCGCCGACGGTGAGGTCGGCATGCTCAACGGGCACCCGACGCTCATGCGGCAGGCCGCCGAGAAGGGCGTGAAGTTCGGCACGGTCGCGATGCCGGGGCGTACCGGCAGGGCCAAGTCCACGATGGGCGTCGCCGACTGGATGACCGCCTTCAGGCAGAACGGCCACCGCGAGCAGATCGGCGACTTCCTCGACTTCGTCTACAGCGAGAAGAACGTCCTCTCCTTCTCCCGCGAGTACGACCTGCTGCCCGTGACCAACTCCGCGTCCGAGGCGATGGAGGAGTCGACCCAGGACAAGGCCCTGAAGCCCTTCCTTGAGGAACTCCCGCTGTCCACGCTCTACCCGGTTGGCAACACTTCCTGGGCCACGGTCAGCGCCGACATCAAGAAGCGGATAGGGCAGGCGGTGACCGCGAACGGCAGCCCGGGGGCGGTGCTGGGGCAGTTGCAGGCGGCGGCGACGCTGGCGGAGAGCGGCAAGTAG
- a CDS encoding glucosyl-3-phosphoglycerate synthase codes for MLKEVEHWLSTRSWSLTDRPLHKILAAKHRTGQSVSVVLPALNEEATVGDIVAIIRHDLMQQVPLVDEIVVVDSGSTDRTSEVAAAAGARVVHRDDILPRIPTVPGKGEVLWRSLLVTSGDIVCFIDADLKEFSSDFVTGIVGPLLTDPGVDLVKAMYDRPLGGAAGQGGRVTEMMARPLLNMHWPQLAGFVQPLGGEYAARRSLLEQLPFPVGYGVELAMLVDALHLVGLDALAQVDVGVRKHRHQDGQALGRMAAQIYRTAQLRLARGHLIRPSLTQFERGPDGFEPRTYSVDTEERPPMADITEYQSRKVA; via the coding sequence GTGCTGAAGGAAGTCGAGCACTGGCTGAGCACCCGCTCCTGGTCCCTGACCGACCGGCCGCTCCACAAGATTCTGGCCGCCAAGCACCGCACGGGCCAGTCGGTCAGTGTCGTGCTGCCCGCGCTCAACGAGGAAGCGACGGTCGGCGACATCGTCGCGATCATCCGTCACGACCTCATGCAGCAGGTCCCGCTCGTCGACGAGATCGTCGTCGTCGACTCCGGGTCCACCGACCGCACCTCCGAGGTGGCCGCCGCGGCGGGCGCCCGGGTCGTGCACCGGGACGACATCCTGCCCCGCATCCCCACCGTGCCCGGCAAGGGCGAGGTGCTGTGGCGTTCGCTGCTGGTGACGAGCGGCGACATCGTCTGCTTCATCGACGCGGACCTGAAGGAGTTCTCCTCCGACTTCGTCACCGGGATCGTGGGCCCTCTGCTCACCGACCCCGGCGTCGACCTCGTCAAGGCGATGTACGACCGCCCGCTGGGCGGCGCGGCCGGCCAGGGCGGACGTGTCACCGAGATGATGGCCCGCCCGCTGCTGAACATGCACTGGCCGCAACTGGCCGGATTCGTCCAGCCGTTGGGCGGCGAGTACGCGGCCCGTCGCTCGCTGCTGGAGCAGCTCCCCTTCCCCGTCGGGTACGGCGTCGAGCTGGCCATGCTCGTCGACGCGCTGCATCTGGTGGGCCTGGACGCCCTCGCCCAGGTCGACGTCGGTGTGCGCAAGCACCGGCACCAGGACGGGCAGGCGCTGGGGCGGATGGCCGCGCAGATCTACCGCACGGCTCAGCTCCGGCTGGCCCGCGGGCATCTGATCCGGCCCTCCCTGACCCAGTTCGAGCGGGGTCCGGACGGCTTCGAGCCGCGGACGTACTCCGTGGACACGGAGGAGCGGCCGCCGATGGCTGACATCACCGAGTACCAGTCCCGCAAGGTGGCGTGA
- a CDS encoding DUF3263 domain-containing protein: MDTDPPPRLPSLNGREQDILALERRGFPGPGVKERAIREELGLAPVRYYQLLNALLDDERALAHDPVTVNRLRRVRETRRSER; encoded by the coding sequence ATGGACACGGACCCGCCCCCGCGGCTTCCCTCGCTGAACGGGAGGGAACAGGACATCCTCGCGCTGGAGCGCCGCGGCTTCCCCGGCCCCGGCGTGAAGGAGCGCGCGATACGCGAGGAGCTGGGCCTGGCCCCCGTGCGCTACTACCAACTGCTCAACGCCCTGCTGGACGACGAGCGGGCGCTGGCCCACGACCCGGTGACGGTGAACAGGCTGAGACGGGTCCGCGAGACGCGGCGCTCGGAGCGGTGA
- the groL gene encoding chaperonin GroEL (60 kDa chaperone family; promotes refolding of misfolded polypeptides especially under stressful conditions; forms two stacked rings of heptamers to form a barrel-shaped 14mer; ends can be capped by GroES; misfolded proteins enter the barrel where they are refolded when GroES binds): MAKIIAFDEEARRGLERGMNQLADAVKVTLGPKGRNVVLEKKWGAPTITNDGVSIAKEIELEDPYEKIGAELVKEVAKKTDDVAGDGTTTATVLAQALVKEGLRNVAAGANPMALKRGIEKAVEAVSGALLEQAKDVETKEQIASTASISAADTQIGELIAEAMDKVGKEGVITVEESQTFGLELELTEGMRFDKGYISAYFATDMERMEAVLDDPYILIANSKIANVKDLLPLLEKVMQSGKPLLIIAEDVEGEALSTLVVNKIRGTFKSVAVKAPGFGDRRKAMLQDIGILTGGEVISEEVGLKLENATVDLLGRARKVVITKDETTIVDGSGSADQVAGRVNQIRAEIENSDSDYDREKLQERLAKLAGGVAVIKAGAATEVELKERKHRIEDAVRNAKAAVEEGIVAGGGVALIQAGHVFDKLELEGDEATGAAIVKLALEAPLKQIAVNGGLEGGVVVEKVRNLPIGHGLNAASGEYVDMIAEGIIDPAKVTRSALQNAASIAALFLTTEAVIADKPEKAGAGAGAGGGMPGGDMDF; the protein is encoded by the coding sequence ATGGCCAAGATCATCGCGTTCGACGAGGAGGCACGGCGCGGTCTCGAGCGCGGGATGAACCAGCTCGCCGACGCCGTCAAGGTCACCCTTGGCCCCAAGGGCCGCAACGTCGTCCTCGAGAAGAAGTGGGGCGCCCCCACGATCACCAACGATGGTGTTTCCATCGCCAAGGAGATCGAGCTCGAGGACCCGTACGAGAAGATCGGCGCCGAGCTGGTCAAGGAAGTCGCCAAGAAGACGGACGACGTCGCCGGTGACGGTACGACCACCGCGACCGTCCTCGCCCAGGCCCTCGTCAAGGAGGGTCTGCGCAACGTAGCCGCGGGCGCCAACCCGATGGCCCTCAAGCGCGGTATCGAGAAGGCCGTCGAGGCCGTCTCCGGTGCCCTGCTGGAGCAGGCCAAGGACGTGGAGACCAAGGAGCAGATCGCTTCTACGGCCTCCATCTCCGCCGCCGACACCCAGATCGGCGAGCTCATCGCCGAGGCGATGGACAAGGTCGGCAAGGAAGGCGTCATCACCGTCGAGGAGTCGCAGACCTTCGGTCTCGAGCTTGAGCTCACCGAGGGCATGCGCTTCGACAAGGGCTACATCTCGGCGTACTTCGCCACCGACATGGAGCGTATGGAGGCCGTCCTCGACGACCCGTACATCCTGATCGCCAACTCGAAGATCGCCAACGTCAAGGACCTGCTCCCGCTCCTGGAGAAGGTCATGCAGTCGGGCAAGCCGCTGCTGATCATCGCCGAGGACGTCGAGGGCGAGGCCCTGTCGACGCTGGTCGTCAACAAGATCCGCGGCACCTTCAAGTCCGTCGCCGTCAAGGCTCCGGGCTTCGGTGACCGTCGCAAGGCGATGCTGCAGGACATCGGCATCCTGACCGGCGGTGAGGTCATCTCCGAGGAGGTCGGCCTCAAGCTGGAGAACGCGACCGTGGACCTGCTGGGCCGCGCTCGCAAGGTCGTCATCACCAAGGACGAGACGACGATCGTCGACGGCTCGGGCTCGGCGGACCAGGTTGCCGGTCGCGTCAACCAGATCCGCGCCGAGATCGAGAACAGCGACTCGGACTACGACCGCGAGAAGCTCCAGGAGCGCCTCGCCAAGCTCGCGGGTGGCGTCGCCGTCATCAAGGCGGGCGCGGCCACCGAGGTCGAGCTCAAGGAGCGCAAGCACCGCATCGAGGACGCCGTTCGCAACGCGAAGGCGGCCGTCGAGGAGGGCATCGTCGCCGGTGGTGGCGTCGCTCTCATCCAGGCGGGTCACGTCTTCGACAAGCTCGAGCTCGAAGGCGACGAGGCCACCGGTGCCGCGATCGTCAAGCTGGCGCTCGAGGCCCCGCTGAAGCAGATCGCCGTCAACGGTGGTCTCGAAGGCGGAGTCGTCGTCGAGAAGGTCCGCAACCTGCCCATCGGTCACGGCCTCAACGCCGCGTCCGGTGAGTACGTGGACATGATCGCCGAGGGCATCATCGACCCGGCGAAGGTCACGCGCTCTGCCCTGCAGAACGCCGCGTCCATCGCCGCGCTGTTCCTCACCACCGAGGCCGTCATCGCCGACAAGCCCGAGAAGGCCGGTGCCGGCGCGGGTGCCGGCGGCGGCATGCCGGGCGGTGACATGGACTTCTGA
- the otsB gene encoding trehalose-phosphatase has product MGSPQDSTDPAPDRKVSSGPDPQVLRDPQVSVDPVTAPTSPAPPPRALPTPATRAGREGLEAILAKPAAAVIGLDFDGTLAPIVADPEQARAHPGAVAALAALAPKVASVAVITGRPAGVAVRNGGFAGVRGLEHLVVLGHYGTERWDAVTSTVSAPAPHPGVAAVRAELPGFLDGIGAWRGTWIEEKGRALAVHTRRADDPEAAYEALRAPLTDLATRHGLIVEPGRMVLELRPPGMDKGVALTEYLRETGAESVLYAGDDLGDLPAFAAVEKLRSDGIPGLLVCSGNDEVTELRERADLVVDGATGVVDLLSALAAQLG; this is encoded by the coding sequence ATGGGCAGCCCTCAGGACTCCACCGATCCCGCTCCCGATCGCAAGGTCTCCAGCGGTCCCGATCCCCAGGTTCTCCGCGATCCCCAGGTCTCCGTGGATCCGGTCACCGCTCCCACGTCTCCCGCACCACCGCCCCGCGCACTGCCGACCCCCGCCACCCGTGCCGGGCGCGAAGGTCTGGAGGCGATCCTCGCCAAGCCGGCCGCCGCGGTGATCGGGCTCGACTTCGACGGCACGCTCGCGCCGATCGTCGCGGACCCCGAGCAGGCCCGCGCGCACCCCGGCGCGGTGGCGGCGCTGGCCGCACTCGCCCCGAAGGTGGCGTCCGTGGCCGTGATCACCGGCCGCCCCGCCGGTGTGGCGGTCCGCAACGGCGGCTTCGCGGGCGTCCGCGGCCTGGAACACCTGGTCGTGCTGGGCCACTACGGCACGGAACGCTGGGACGCGGTGACCAGTACCGTCAGCGCCCCCGCCCCGCACCCCGGCGTGGCCGCCGTCCGCGCCGAACTCCCCGGCTTCCTCGACGGGATCGGCGCCTGGCGGGGCACCTGGATCGAGGAGAAGGGCCGCGCGCTCGCCGTCCACACCCGCCGCGCCGACGACCCCGAGGCCGCGTACGAGGCCCTACGAGCCCCCCTCACCGACCTCGCCACCCGCCACGGCCTGATCGTCGAACCCGGCCGCATGGTCCTGGAGCTGCGCCCACCCGGCATGGACAAGGGCGTGGCGCTCACCGAGTACCTCCGCGAGACCGGCGCCGAGTCCGTCCTCTACGCCGGCGACGACCTCGGCGACCTCCCCGCCTTCGCCGCGGTCGAGAAACTCCGCTCGGACGGCATCCCCGGCCTGCTGGTGTGCAGCGGCAACGACGAGGTCACGGAACTACGGGAGCGGGCGGACCTGGTGGTGGACGGAGCGACGGGAGTCGTGGACCTGCTGTCGGCGCTCGCCGCCCAACTGGGCTGA
- a CDS encoding cold-shock protein, producing the protein MAQGTVKWFNAEKGYGFIAVDGGADVFVHYSAIQMDGYRTLEEGQRVDFEISQGQKGPQADMVRLATS; encoded by the coding sequence ATGGCTCAGGGCACCGTCAAATGGTTCAACGCGGAGAAGGGGTACGGCTTCATCGCGGTCGACGGTGGTGCGGATGTTTTCGTCCACTACAGCGCGATTCAGATGGACGGCTACCGCACCCTGGAAGAGGGTCAGCGGGTCGATTTCGAGATCTCGCAGGGTCAGAAGGGGCCGCAGGCGGACATGGTCCGGCTCGCGACCAGCTGA